One Desulfovibrio sp. JC010 genomic window, ATATTGGTCGGGTTGTAAAAGGAAAAATTAAGCATGTTAACTCCTGTTTTTGGTGATGTTTGAGCTATTATATGCCTTGTCGGCAAAATTTTATGAATACCTGTTTTTGCAAACAGTTTGCCTTATTTTGCAAAGACAGCATGTTTTAGTAGAATGCTTTTGAAACAGTGATAAGCAGCATAGCACAGAATGTCACTGCCTAAGGAGAATAAAGATGAGTTTTCAGGACAGGAATCCGCTGGAGAGATTAAAAGAAGCCCTTGATGACGGGGCTGTGCGCGAAGGGGTGAATGAAACTTTTCTGGAAGAGGTGACTCTTTTCCGGGTTTCAGAACATAAACCCAAGGTCCCGCTGATTTATGAGCAGTGTTTTTGCATTGCCGTGCAGGGGTATAAGCATTGTCACCTGACGGATTCCACCTTCACGTACGGAGAGGATGAATTTCTGGTAGTCCCGGCCATTGTTCCCCTTGATATCGAAGTTGCTCCTGAGGGCGATAATCCGCTTCTCAGCGTAACTGTCTCACTGGATTTTGAGATGATTCAGGAGCTGGTGGAGTCTATTAATAAGTATGATAAGCAGGCACTGGGCAAAGTTTCCGCATCCTCCGGTATTTACTTTGAGCCCATGACTGATGATATTATCGAACCGACCATCCGCTTGCTTAATGCTTTGAAATCCCGCAAGGAAGCCGAGATCTTCGGTAAGCAGATAATCCGTGAGATCTACTACCATATTCTTATGGGTAAGAACGGACACTTGCTGGCTTCCGCTGCGTTTGGTGAATCTGACTACGCCCTGATTGCCAAGTCCCTGCGCTTTATTCACGATAATTACGACAGTGGAATTGATATTGATGAGCTGGCGGGGGAGGCAAACATGTCCGTGCGGTCATTCTACAACCATTTCAAGGCCGTAACAGCATTGACTCCGGTACAGTATCTAAAGCGCATCCGGCTGGAAAAGGCCCGGCAGTTCATGGTTGTGCAAGGGGAACAGGCCAGTTCCGCCGCCCATCTGGTGGGCTATGAAAGTCCCTCGCAGTTCAGCCGGGAATTCAAACGTCATTTCGGGTTTACACCCCGTGAGGCTGTTATGCACAGTCAGGGGATGGCGGGGTAGTATCTACGCTATCTCCGCATAAATCTTTTGCCGAAGTCCGGCACTGTGTTTCAAAACCCCGACTTCTAAATCTACAAAGTCATACAGCCGTGGACGCTTGCCGTCTGCCGGGCGCAGGATTCTGCCGATGATCTGGACCAGCCGTCCTTTGGATTTAATGGGCGAGCAGAGGAACAGGGTCGATAATCCCTGACAATCAAAGCCCTCGCCGATGAGCGACGCGGTGCTGGCCAGTACTTTGATTTTCCCGGCATTGAGATCGTTGATGATTTCTTCGCGTTCACCTGCGGGTGTCTTTCCGGTCAGCACGGCTACCTCCACGCCCTGATCAAATAAAAGATCGGACAGGGCATCGAGATGGGCGGTGCGGTCGGCTACCATGAGCAGGGTTCCGGGATTCTGCTCCAGTTCTTTTTTTACGCATGATGCGATGATCTTGTTGCGCGGGTAGTCCTCGGCAATGGCGGTCATCATCAGCGAGTATTCTTCAGATGCATTTCCGGCAAACCTGAATGCGGTCTCCACAGTGAAAATTTCCGGCTTGAGGATAGCTCCGGTATTGCGCAGCAGGTCCGGGTTCACCCGGTGGACCACAGGTCCAAGGGTCAGGTTGATCATGCGGTCCAGTCCGTCTGCCCGGTAGGGAGTGGCGGAAAGTCCGGTCAGGTACTTGGCATCGAAATTTTTAACCACCTTTTGAAAGGTGCTGGCCGGGGTGCGGTGGCATTCATCGACTACGATGTGACCGAAGGTCTTTTTCAGGTCTTTTAGTCTGTTACGGGCGGTCTGGATGGTCGCCACAGTCAGCGGTTTGATCTTGAATTTTCCGCCGCCTATCTGTCCTGCTTCAAAGCCCAGAAACTGGTTGATGCGCTCAATCCACTGCAGAAGCAGTTCTTTGGTATGCACGATGATCAGGGTAGGCTGTTTGCGCTCGGCAATCAGAGCCAGTGCCATGACGGTTTTTCCAGCACCGGTACCAGCTTCCAGCAACCCCTGAGTCTGGTTGGAAAAAGATTGCAGGGCTTCCTGCTGATAAGGCCGTAAGTCTCCATTAAAGGAAAAATCCACCGGATCAAGTTCCAGCCGTTTATCTTTGTATTCCGGTTCAATGTCGGCTGCCTTGGCGATCTGGTGCAGCTCGATGCCGAATCCGCGCGGGCAATGCAGCCGTTTCTTACGGTCACCGGACCACATCTTAATAAATTTGGGAATGCGTTTCCCTACCCGGCCCCGGTATTTGATGGCATTGATGTAATCGGGATTCATCAAGGTCAGGGCTTCTTTGATCTCATCAATCAGTTCTTCGGGGGCGTCGGTAATGGTCAGGTCTTTTGAAATTTCGATCAGCATTGGCTCTCCTGTTGCTGCCCGGTTTATCTCATGGCGGAGTGTAAGTCGACCAAGAATTTCTAACAAAAAGTGAGGTTGGTTAATAAAAAGCATGCTACAATGTAAGTACTCACAACCATAATCCTCAACAAGGGGGCAGGCATGAAAAAAACAATGCTCATTCTTTACACTTTGGCAGTGCTGGCAATCGGCGCGTTGGGCGGGGCAGGAGGAGCTTTCAGTCTTTCTGAGGAAGCTACAATCGGTGCCGGAGGTTTGCAGCTTAAAGTTGTGTTCGACAAGCGCAATCTTTGCGCCCGGTTATATCTGATCGGTGACAAGTTTATCTTTGTGGATACCAAAAGTAATCAGAAGATTGAGTGGATTCGGTACAGGTAGTTGCCGGAGTTGATATTTCCCCGTGCTTGTTGGATTTGAGTTTATTGGTTTAGCTGGGTGCTGGAATGATTCAGGAAATGGAAAAGCCCTCGGAATCCGGTGATTCCGAGGGCCTTTTGATATCTGGCGGAAAGGGTGGGATTCGAACCCACGTATGGTTTCCCATAACTCGATTTCGAGTCGAGCGCGTTACGGCCGGACTTCGCTACCTTTCCGCGTTTTTTATAAGCAAGACCGATTCCGGCTGTGCGGTCTTGGAAGGCAAAATTTATATGTGCTTTTGTGGGGCTTGGCAAGTGGAAATGTATGTTACTTCTTCCGCTTATGCAGAAAAAAACTCTGCAGAATCTCCTTACATTCAGCCTCGCAAACCCCACCGATGGTCCAGAATTTGTGATTGGCGAAGGGGAGCTGAGTTCCTTCCAGATTTGAGACTACGGCCCCGGCTCTGGGGTCCGGTGCTCCGAAGACAACGCCTTCTACCCGTGCATGGATGATCGCGCCGAGGCACATGATGCATGGTTCCAGTGTGACAACCAGAATGGTGCCGCGCGGCAGACGGTAGTTATCCAGCTTTGCGCAACCATTGCGGATGCAGTTTACTTCCGCGTGTCCGGTGGGGTCGTTATTGGTGAGCGGGGTGTTGTTCCCGGTGGCGAGAAGTTCCCCTTCGGCGGAGAAAAGTGCCGCGCCGATGGGTACTTCATCATGCTGGCGGGCCTTGAATGCCTCACGTATGGCGATATCCATCATGGAACGCCATGTCCGGCCCTGAGGTGGGTCGGCGGGCGGGGTGTTTCTGGTGATGATCGTGCTGCTCATAGAAATATCAAACTCATTTTTCAAGTTTCCACCATTAGTTAGCCTACCTCCAGTGCATGGTCAATGAAATGGAGCCGGGGATTCTCTTGACTTGTTTACAGCTTTAACGGATTATAATCGGAGGTGTGTATTATAGGGTGCCGTATGGGCCGACAACCCTTAGCCAAGGTGGATTTCATGAATATTTATCAGGCTGAATACGAGAACAAACTGACTACTGCTGAAAATGCAGTAAGTCGTATCCGTAACGGGGATACCGTTATCCATGGAGTTACGCTGGCTGAACCCCCGGCTCTGCTGAAAGCCATTGCAGAGCGGGCCAGAGTCGATGATGTTCATGATCTTAAGATTTATTCGTTCAATCCTCAAAAACATGCTGCTGATACTTATCTCGCTGCCAAGGTGCAACATAATATACATGCCAAATCATGGTTTTTAGGACCTTCCGCCCGAAAGCTGGCTGCAGTGGGGCTGGTTCAGTTCATCCCTTCCTATCTGCATCAGGTTCCCAAATTCATCAGGGAAGACATGGAAGTGGACGTCTGCGTGACCACGGTTTCGCCTATGGATAAGGCCGGCTATTTTTCTTTCGGCACTGCAAATGATTTAACCTCCACCGCTGCGCGTGAGGCAAAAATCCTTATCCTTGAGGTAAATGAAAACATGCCCCGGGTGTTCGGTGATTCGCTTGTCCATATTTCGGAAGTGGATTGTGTGGTTGAAAACCATACCCGGCTTATGCAGCTTCCTGCTCCTGCGCCAAAGGAATTTGATGCCGCCATCGGCAAGGCGGTGGCCGGGATCATTAAGGACAATGCCGTGCTTCAGCTTGGTATCGGCACTTTACCCAATGCTATTTGCCCGTACCTGACCGAGCATAATGACCTTGGAATCCATTCCGAGTTGTTCGGTCCGGGGATGAAGGAACTTATTCTTAATGGGAATATTACCGGGCGGACCAAGAGTCTGCACCGCCACAAGCATGTTTTTGCTGTTTCCTACGGCACGGATGATACTTTTGAATTCATGAATGATAACCCGGCCATGGAAAGTTATCCCGCAGATTATGTCATGAATCCGTGCGTTGTTGCGAAGAATGATAACATGG contains:
- a CDS encoding nucleoside deaminase; the protein is MSSTIITRNTPPADPPQGRTWRSMMDIAIREAFKARQHDEVPIGAALFSAEGELLATGNNTPLTNNDPTGHAEVNCIRNGCAKLDNYRLPRGTILVVTLEPCIMCLGAIIHARVEGVVFGAPDPRAGAVVSNLEGTQLPFANHKFWTIGGVCEAECKEILQSFFLHKRKK
- a CDS encoding DEAD/DEAH box helicase, with the protein product MLIEISKDLTITDAPEELIDEIKEALTLMNPDYINAIKYRGRVGKRIPKFIKMWSGDRKKRLHCPRGFGIELHQIAKAADIEPEYKDKRLELDPVDFSFNGDLRPYQQEALQSFSNQTQGLLEAGTGAGKTVMALALIAERKQPTLIIVHTKELLLQWIERINQFLGFEAGQIGGGKFKIKPLTVATIQTARNRLKDLKKTFGHIVVDECHRTPASTFQKVVKNFDAKYLTGLSATPYRADGLDRMINLTLGPVVHRVNPDLLRNTGAILKPEIFTVETAFRFAGNASEEYSLMMTAIAEDYPRNKIIASCVKKELEQNPGTLLMVADRTAHLDALSDLLFDQGVEVAVLTGKTPAGEREEIINDLNAGKIKVLASTASLIGEGFDCQGLSTLFLCSPIKSKGRLVQIIGRILRPADGKRPRLYDFVDLEVGVLKHSAGLRQKIYAEIA
- a CDS encoding AraC family transcriptional regulator — protein: MSFQDRNPLERLKEALDDGAVREGVNETFLEEVTLFRVSEHKPKVPLIYEQCFCIAVQGYKHCHLTDSTFTYGEDEFLVVPAIVPLDIEVAPEGDNPLLSVTVSLDFEMIQELVESINKYDKQALGKVSASSGIYFEPMTDDIIEPTIRLLNALKSRKEAEIFGKQIIREIYYHILMGKNGHLLASAAFGESDYALIAKSLRFIHDNYDSGIDIDELAGEANMSVRSFYNHFKAVTALTPVQYLKRIRLEKARQFMVVQGEQASSAAHLVGYESPSQFSREFKRHFGFTPREAVMHSQGMAG
- a CDS encoding acetyl-CoA hydrolase/transferase family protein, yielding MGRQPLAKVDFMNIYQAEYENKLTTAENAVSRIRNGDTVIHGVTLAEPPALLKAIAERARVDDVHDLKIYSFNPQKHAADTYLAAKVQHNIHAKSWFLGPSARKLAAVGLVQFIPSYLHQVPKFIREDMEVDVCVTTVSPMDKAGYFSFGTANDLTSTAAREAKILILEVNENMPRVFGDSLVHISEVDCVVENHTRLMQLPAPAPKEFDAAIGKAVAGIIKDNAVLQLGIGTLPNAICPYLTEHNDLGIHSELFGPGMKELILNGNITGRTKSLHRHKHVFAVSYGTDDTFEFMNDNPAMESYPADYVMNPCVVAKNDNMVAVNSVIEVDLTGQCNAEHMAGHEFSGTGGQLDFVRGAYAAKNGVSVMTTYATAKNDTISRIVPRLGRDAAVTTPRTDVHYLCTEYGIVNIKNKSVGERAEAIISIAHPDFRDELRREAEKMRLF